The following are encoded together in the Humulus lupulus chromosome 5, drHumLupu1.1, whole genome shotgun sequence genome:
- the LOC133779045 gene encoding uncharacterized protein LOC133779045 — MSEPIRQGTTSSFPIQDPELARKLAEMEALIQRIPGMPAPIKKSAASCYADSPFVDDIALVEMPKKFNFPNMKMFDGTSDPDDHIAQYRQRMFTFASSRKLEKSEEDLYIIVQRRGEPLREYVGRLNKEKVFITHCNQDTTISAFRKGLRYDSDLYKELTKYPCKTMEDVLTKAWAHIKWEEDEANYYHSSPRKDTRRDSRAGRRQSDRRSEPYPYPNRSENRRREYNQSSETHLRDGPKIPEYNLSISPAEVVGVLKGLGDIVKWPERMRTPSDQRDKAKWCEFHNDHGHRTDECIALKLEEADRSVVRREVTPPKPPTHEQTVNVITGGSEVSGVTHSAAKRHARQTNWIKGESSETEKNTINLPAQTISFSTTESTKLLNPHHDALVIALYIANCLTKHILIDDGSSANILFLSVLREMGIDESKIIKKTTILIGFSGEQKNTLGEIELPVYAKGVNLCTRFLVVDSPSTYNVILGRPWIHEMEAVPSTYHQVLRFPTKWGVKEIKGQQKDSRACYQTTMKAKPAQL, encoded by the exons ATGAGCGAACCAATCCGCCAAGGAACCACAAGCTCATTTCCAATCCAAGATCCTGAGTTGGCTCGAAAGTTAGCTGAGATGGAGGCGCTCATTCAACGGATTCCTGGGATGCCGGCTCCGATTAAGAAGAGTGCAGCAAGCTGTTATGCAGACTCTCCATTCGTAGATGACATTGCACTAGTGGAAATGCCAAAGAAGTTCAACTTCCCAAATATGAAGATGTTTGACGGGACATCTGACCCGGATGATCACATCGCACAGTATAGGCAGAGGATGTTCACC TTTGCTAGTAGCAGGAAACTTGAAAAGTCTGAAGAAGACCTCTACATCATAGTTCAACGACGGGGTGAGCCTTTACGAGAGTACGTAGGCCGCCTCAACAAAGAAAAGGTTTTTATAACCCATTGTAATCAGGACACAACCATCTCAGCCTTCCGCAAGGGACTCCGCTACGACTCAGACCTATACAAAGAACTTACCAAGTATCCTTGCAAGACGATGGAAGACGTTCTCACCAAAGCCTGGGCACATATCAAGTGGGAGGAGGATGAAGCTAACTATTATCACTCTTCTCCGAGGAAAGACACTCGAAGAGACTCAAGGGCAGGCAGACGGCAGAGTGATAGACGATCCGAGCCATACCCGTATCCCAACAGATCAGAGAACAGAAGGAGGGAGTACAACCAGTCGTCCGAGACACATCTGCGAGATGGGCCAAAGATACCAGAATACAATCTTTCAATTTCACCAGCCGAAGTCGTTGGCGTACTGAAAGGACTTGGAGACATAGTGAAATGGCCAGAAAGGATGAGGACTCCATCTGACCAGCGAGACAAAGCAAAATGGTGTGAATTCCACAATGACCACGGTCACCGAACGGATGAGTGCATTGCCTTAAAACTCGAA GAGGCAGACAGGTCAGTCGTCCGAAGAGAAGTAACCCCGCCGAAGCCACCTACTCATGAACAAACGGTGAATGTAATAACTGGTGGCTCTGAGGTAAGCGGAGTCACCCATTCAGCAGCCAAAAGACATGCCAGGCAGACCAACTGGATCAAAGGAGAGTCCAGCGAGACAGAGAAGAATACCATCAACCTACCAGCTCAAACCATCAGTTTCTCAACAACAGAGTCAACCAAACTCCTCAACCCACATCATGATGCTCTTGTCATTGCACTTTACATTGCTAATTGTCTTACTAAACATATACTTATTGATGATGGTAGTTCAgctaacattttatttttaagtgtTCTCAGGGAAATGGGGATAGATGAATCAAAGATTATAAAGAAGACTACAATCCTCATCGGTTTCAGTGGAGAACAAAAGAACACACTAGGAGAGATCGAGCTACCAGTCTATGCCAAAGGAGTCAATCTATGCACAAGATTTCTGGTAGTAGACTCTCCATCTACTTACAACGTGATACTGGGTcgaccatggatacatgaaatggaGGCAGTCCCTTCAACATACCACCAAGTCCTAAGGTTCCCAACTAAGTGGGGAGTAAAAGAAATTAAAGGCCAACAGAAAGATTCGAGAGCGTGTTACCAGACTACCATGAAGGCCAAACCCGCTCAGTTATAG